The following are from one region of the Coriobacteriia bacterium genome:
- a CDS encoding tetratricopeptide repeat protein: protein MARARREADSDTSAAVTDASPADSVGTDEPVEAAGELIPGWLALLVLVLLLAVAGLGGYLIRGAMTDETIDTPTELTVQEKELQAESNPDDPEALLALGYAYQQEGRHEEALDLYEQALELDPVNTGALYNKGVVLGLLGRDKDAEVAYWDVMEVAPDHALAAKALGQYYVDKKQYKSALIALEPVIAAQPQYADLQYLAGYSCEQLNIDNTAIEYYRGALTYNPDYQEAKDGLDRLGATEQPQ, encoded by the coding sequence GTGGCACGAGCACGACGCGAGGCTGATTCCGACACATCGGCTGCGGTGACTGACGCATCCCCGGCCGATTCCGTTGGAACCGACGAGCCGGTCGAAGCCGCGGGCGAACTGATCCCGGGCTGGCTGGCGCTGCTCGTTCTCGTCTTGCTGCTTGCGGTCGCCGGACTCGGCGGCTATCTGATCCGTGGCGCCATGACCGACGAGACGATCGACACGCCGACCGAGCTCACCGTTCAGGAGAAGGAGCTGCAGGCCGAGAGCAATCCTGACGACCCGGAGGCGCTGCTGGCGCTCGGCTATGCCTACCAGCAGGAAGGGCGTCATGAGGAGGCGCTCGACCTCTACGAACAGGCGCTCGAACTCGACCCCGTCAACACCGGCGCCCTCTACAACAAGGGTGTTGTGCTCGGTTTGCTCGGCCGGGACAAGGATGCCGAAGTTGCGTACTGGGATGTCATGGAGGTGGCGCCGGACCACGCGCTAGCCGCCAAGGCGCTCGGCCAGTACTACGTGGATAAGAAGCAGTACAAGTCGGCGCTCATCGCGCTTGAGCCTGTGATCGCGGCCCAGCCGCAGTACGCGGACCTGCAGTATCTGGCGGGCTACTCGTGCGAGCAGCTCAACATCGACAACACCGCGATCGAGTACTACCGAGGTGCGCTCACCTACAATCCCGACTACCAGGAGGCCAAGGACGGGCTCGACCGCCTTGGCGCGACGGAGCAGCCGCAATGA
- a CDS encoding 6-bladed beta-propeller, producing MTAPSLDDMLASLPEGEDAGSPSDFLASAEAPEGVAPAIEEGWEDADPGTGDEASADDGGPVRRRGFALTPRRAFGLLAIVLALILAGLVAYLFWFVGRPESLVDLPAVQGVEPVWQVFGPGEGDVPLFDRPMGVAVGEGDRIYVTDSGNNRVCMFDASGRYLGQFGSLGIAKPAAGYEATYVAGSLNYPVGIDADDDGNVYVASFYNDSIEVFDAEGNPLRRFPDPASSVGRGSSGYGGTGIAVTDVAVSGDRVYALDAYQVFVFTTEGEYVGQWSKPGTSPGDLDHPNGIAVSDDGQAIYVSDSNHSRVTAFSSDGDVLWQVGDISGGISDRESGAFELPRGLAVMSDGSVLVTDAFAFSLVRISAEGDVVATYGERGVDPGQFNFANDVESFRSFVVVADKENGRIQVVRLVN from the coding sequence ATGACAGCACCATCTCTCGACGACATGCTCGCCTCGCTTCCGGAAGGCGAGGACGCCGGATCGCCGTCCGACTTCCTCGCATCGGCCGAGGCCCCCGAGGGAGTCGCGCCCGCGATCGAGGAGGGCTGGGAGGACGCGGATCCCGGCACCGGCGATGAAGCGTCCGCCGACGACGGAGGGCCGGTCCGCCGCCGGGGCTTTGCGCTGACGCCCCGGCGTGCGTTCGGTCTCCTCGCGATCGTGCTCGCGCTCATCCTCGCTGGCCTGGTCGCGTACCTCTTCTGGTTCGTTGGGCGTCCCGAGTCACTGGTGGATCTCCCCGCGGTCCAGGGCGTGGAGCCCGTCTGGCAGGTCTTCGGTCCCGGTGAGGGGGATGTCCCTCTGTTCGACCGCCCGATGGGCGTGGCGGTGGGCGAGGGTGACCGGATCTACGTGACCGACAGCGGCAACAACCGCGTCTGCATGTTCGACGCGAGTGGGCGGTACCTCGGGCAGTTCGGGTCGCTCGGGATCGCAAAGCCCGCCGCAGGCTACGAGGCCACCTACGTGGCCGGGTCGCTCAACTACCCGGTAGGCATCGACGCCGATGACGACGGGAACGTCTACGTCGCGAGCTTCTACAACGACTCCATCGAGGTCTTCGACGCCGAAGGCAACCCGCTGCGCCGCTTCCCGGATCCCGCCTCTTCGGTAGGCAGGGGCAGTTCCGGCTACGGCGGGACCGGCATCGCCGTCACCGACGTGGCCGTGAGCGGTGATCGCGTCTACGCTCTCGACGCGTACCAGGTGTTCGTGTTCACCACGGAAGGTGAGTACGTCGGGCAGTGGAGCAAGCCCGGCACGAGCCCGGGCGATCTGGACCATCCGAACGGCATCGCGGTGAGCGATGACGGGCAGGCGATCTACGTCTCGGACTCGAATCACAGTCGTGTCACGGCGTTTTCGAGCGACGGTGACGTGCTGTGGCAGGTGGGCGACATCTCCGGAGGCATCTCTGACCGGGAGTCCGGTGCGTTTGAACTGCCGCGCGGTCTCGCGGTCATGTCCGACGGTTCGGTGCTCGTGACAGACGCCTTCGCATTCTCGCTTGTCCGGATCAGTGCCGAGGGCGACGTGGTCGCCACGTACGGTGAGCGGGGAGTGGATCCCGGGCAGTTCAACTTCGCCAATGATGTCGAATCATTCCGAAGTTTCGTCGTAGTTGCCGATAAAGAGAATGGACGCATTCAGGTGGTGCGTCTGGTGAACTAG
- a CDS encoding cytochrome c3 family protein: MPFRRGLFITCVLVAVVAITAPAFAYDEVTSGKSCIECHGVANPASGNESFGPHSGYLTTTNKCAACHTVHNAPAGGILLLPAATIKGTCETCHDGTAGGGVYGVLAARVPAVTVAAAHDIDQTNLVPGGGSDGGSATPTFSGASGNLTCTDCHAPHSASVVDPFTGDRARSSAYMALGPTVVSSRLLKQRPTSIPVAAANVTKYGSDWCGACHVGRLSGSGMPNNHPVESTVNPPDSGLADLFYYERIARVTGVGVGTTEIATLGKNNGGYVMPDPRTAHQNGHDPICQQCHEDARSVGNDTVNFPQRLDTSPSEAFTLTAVDGLTTTDNPRFQTFPHESRIASFLVEDGTTDGFCLNCHSLAMLP, encoded by the coding sequence GTGCCGTTCAGGCGGGGGCTGTTCATAACATGCGTGCTCGTCGCGGTCGTCGCGATCACGGCCCCAGCATTCGCCTATGACGAGGTCACCAGTGGCAAGAGCTGCATCGAGTGCCACGGCGTAGCTAACCCCGCATCAGGCAACGAGTCCTTCGGCCCGCATAGCGGGTACCTCACCACCACCAACAAGTGCGCCGCCTGTCACACCGTGCACAACGCACCGGCGGGCGGCATCCTGCTCCTGCCGGCGGCGACCATCAAGGGAACGTGCGAGACCTGCCACGATGGGACTGCAGGCGGCGGGGTGTACGGGGTCCTCGCCGCGCGGGTTCCGGCCGTGACCGTTGCTGCCGCGCACGACATAGACCAGACCAACCTCGTGCCGGGCGGTGGGTCGGACGGGGGTTCGGCAACGCCCACCTTCTCGGGCGCCAGTGGCAACCTTACCTGCACCGACTGCCACGCACCGCACAGCGCGAGCGTGGTCGACCCGTTCACCGGCGATCGGGCGCGATCCTCGGCGTACATGGCACTCGGCCCGACGGTGGTCTCTTCGCGCCTGCTCAAGCAGCGTCCCACTTCGATACCTGTCGCTGCGGCCAACGTCACCAAGTACGGCTCGGACTGGTGCGGCGCATGTCACGTGGGCAGGCTCTCCGGCTCAGGGATGCCGAACAACCATCCGGTCGAGTCCACGGTGAACCCGCCGGACAGCGGTTTGGCCGATCTCTTCTACTACGAGCGCATCGCGCGTGTCACCGGCGTGGGCGTAGGTACGACTGAGATCGCGACACTCGGCAAGAACAACGGCGGCTACGTGATGCCCGATCCGCGCACTGCGCATCAGAACGGTCATGACCCGATCTGTCAGCAGTGTCACGAGGACGCTCGCAGCGTCGGCAACGACACGGTCAACTTCCCGCAGCGCCTCGACACCAGTCCCTCGGAGGCATTCACGCTTACAGCGGTGGACGGTCTCACGACGACCGACAACCCGCGCTTCCAGACGTTCCCGCACGAGTCGCGGATCGCGAGCTTCCTGGTCGAGGACGGCACGACCGACGGTTTCTGCCTGAACTGCCATAGCCTGGCAATGCTTCCATAG